Proteins encoded together in one Quercus lobata isolate SW786 chromosome 3, ValleyOak3.0 Primary Assembly, whole genome shotgun sequence window:
- the LOC115980831 gene encoding uncharacterized protein LOC115980831: protein MGKALDQISKSPFKRRIERAELPWRFTQPVFTMYNGKTDPVEHASHFNQRMAAHSRDEALMCKVFPSNLRLVAMRWFDSLKADSINSFKELTQAFGSLFITCSRVPRPLSSLLSLSMRKGETLKTYSDRYWEMYNEMNDNFEDVAISTFKSGLPIEHGLRKSLMGKPVTNLRQLIDRIDKYKRVEEDQQIGKGKDKVIPQEMRDFRSDQYNNNRPQRDFGGQLGPTNTQMVNAVF from the coding sequence ATGGGCAAGGCATTAGATCAAATCTCCAAGTCGCCTTTCAAGCGAAGAATTGAGCGAGCAGAACTCCCCTGGCGGTTCACTCAACCTGTGTTTACCATGTATAATGGCAAGACAGACCCCGTAGAGCATGCGAGCCACTTCAATCAGAGAATGGCCGCCCATTCCAGAGACGAagccttgatgtgcaaagtCTTCCCATCCAACCTACGACTCGTAgcaatgagatggtttgataGCTTGAAGGCCGATTCCATAAACTCCTTTAAGGAGCTCACCCAGGCATTTGGTTCTCTCTTCATCACCTGCAGTAGAGTCCCTCGACCCCTATCTTCCCTACTATCTCTGAGTATGAGAAAGGGAGAGACCCTGAAAACATACTCAgacagatattgggagatgtacaaTGAGATGAACGATAACTTTGAAGACGTcgccatcagcaccttcaagagTGGCCTCCCAatcgagcatggcttaaggaagtcCCTAATGGGAAAACCTGTCACCAATTTGCGTCAACTCATAGACCGTATTGACAAGTATAAGAGGGTCGAGGAAGACCAGCAAATAGGTAAAGGAAAGgataaggttatccctcaggaaatgagggatttcaggtcggaccaaTACAATAATAACCGGCCACAGAGAGATTTTGGTGGTCAATTAGGACCTACCAACACTCAGATGGTCAATGCAGTGTTCTGA